One region of Halomicrobium sp. LC1Hm genomic DNA includes:
- a CDS encoding PAS domain S-box protein — protein MSALRVLHVRPADWSGPELGDGFAVTVVHGIDGADFETASLDCAVVEAALGDENGLDAVTALRERAPSLPIVLCTAVADGTLAAAATRHGVTEYVPRDGAVRVADRVRAVAADHTVDDAPAPEPAGDSTATSAGISEREQRRHALTATNEALESLATLASRNDLTQTERIRRALEIGRQRLGLPFGYFTRIDGSTQRIEVTAGRSDLVRAGMSAPLSKTYCRRTIQQDGLLTIADAEREGWSDDPAFESFGVSCYLGGTVVVDGETYGTLCFAAMDPRDRSFTDAEKRLVNLLVEWVGNEIERHQRETELQRYADIIEAVDDGVYALDDEGRFTLVNDAMTDLTGYDRETLLGSHTARIKDDATVDRAQSILVEMLRGVRSDEETFELSIQRADGTAFPAQDHMTILRDDGAFAGTAGVIRDVTAQRARDEALEGLLETTRSLMAAQTPTEVAEIVASAASETLGFELNLVRLYDSDDDTLVPIARAGDSADEIERPTWDSDEGYPGEAFTTGETLVVDDLNDRAGYDSGPAASAIYLPLGEYGVCTVASTEPRAFDDSDRSIAEILASNAAAAFERVDREQELLRYETAVENVNDMLYVLDEDGRFQLVTQPLATYLGFDRAELLGARPETVLDDATVDRFEAEIGSLRRGDADHADVQTELSTADGNDRPVEIEISLIAGEGAFQGTVGVVRDRTELQQTRERLHQEQTRFSYLFDALPDPVVEAELVDGEPVVRSANPAFAETFDLGDSSLSGRTLDSLLRGPEDSESTGPSLSAVADGESAQGELRRWTADGFRDFLFRAVPYQRGDGRQFAFGIYTDITEQRERQRRLEVLNRVLRHNLRNDMTVILGTAEELVGRADDEEHRTLLKRLLRKAEGVVSLSDRAREIEAAVRRDPATTDSVSVPDIVESVVDELATEHPEATLRTDCEPVPPIADPRLRTALYETVENALEHNEAPTVSVDVTADAESVCIRIEDDGSGIPADELAVVTGDAEITQLTHGTGLGLWLITWLIESYGGTVTFENTAGTTVTLRVPHTDR, from the coding sequence ATGTCCGCTCTTCGCGTCCTCCACGTCAGACCCGCCGACTGGTCCGGCCCCGAACTCGGTGACGGCTTCGCGGTCACCGTCGTCCACGGGATCGACGGCGCTGACTTCGAGACGGCGAGTCTGGACTGTGCCGTCGTCGAGGCGGCCCTCGGCGACGAAAACGGCCTCGACGCGGTGACGGCACTGCGCGAACGAGCGCCCTCGCTGCCGATCGTCCTCTGTACGGCGGTCGCCGACGGGACCCTCGCGGCCGCCGCCACACGGCACGGCGTGACCGAGTACGTGCCCCGAGACGGCGCGGTTCGGGTCGCCGATCGGGTGCGAGCCGTTGCCGCCGATCACACGGTCGACGATGCTCCCGCGCCCGAGCCAGCGGGGGACTCGACTGCTACCAGCGCCGGCATCTCGGAACGCGAGCAACGCCGGCACGCGCTGACGGCGACCAACGAGGCACTGGAGTCGCTCGCGACGCTGGCGTCGCGAAACGATCTCACGCAGACAGAACGAATCCGCCGGGCCCTGGAGATCGGCCGCCAGCGTCTCGGACTCCCGTTCGGGTACTTCACCCGGATCGACGGATCGACCCAGCGGATCGAGGTGACGGCCGGTCGCTCGGATCTGGTCAGGGCGGGAATGTCTGCGCCCCTGTCGAAGACGTACTGTCGGCGGACGATCCAGCAGGACGGTCTGCTGACGATCGCAGACGCCGAGCGGGAAGGGTGGAGCGACGACCCGGCCTTCGAGAGCTTCGGCGTCTCCTGCTATCTCGGCGGGACCGTCGTCGTCGACGGCGAGACCTACGGAACGCTGTGTTTCGCCGCGATGGATCCCAGAGACCGGTCGTTTACCGACGCCGAGAAACGCCTCGTCAACCTGCTCGTCGAGTGGGTCGGCAACGAGATCGAGCGCCACCAGCGGGAGACGGAGCTCCAGCGATACGCCGACATCATCGAGGCGGTCGACGACGGCGTCTACGCGCTCGACGACGAGGGCCGCTTTACGCTGGTCAACGACGCGATGACGGATCTCACGGGCTACGACCGCGAGACGCTGCTGGGCTCGCACACGGCCCGCATCAAGGACGACGCGACCGTCGACCGCGCCCAGTCGATCCTCGTGGAGATGCTCCGTGGCGTCCGATCCGACGAGGAGACGTTCGAGCTTTCCATCCAGCGCGCCGACGGGACCGCCTTTCCCGCACAGGATCACATGACGATTCTGCGCGACGACGGCGCGTTCGCCGGGACTGCCGGCGTGATCCGCGACGTGACCGCACAGCGAGCGCGCGACGAGGCACTGGAGGGGCTGTTAGAGACGACCCGATCGCTGATGGCTGCCCAGACACCGACGGAGGTCGCAGAGATCGTCGCCAGTGCCGCCAGCGAGACGCTGGGATTCGAACTCAATCTGGTTCGACTGTACGATTCCGACGACGACACGCTCGTCCCGATCGCCAGAGCCGGCGACAGCGCCGACGAGATCGAGCGCCCGACGTGGGACAGCGACGAGGGGTATCCCGGTGAGGCCTTCACCACTGGCGAGACGCTCGTCGTCGACGACCTGAACGACCGCGCCGGCTACGACAGCGGGCCGGCGGCGTCGGCGATCTACCTCCCACTCGGTGAGTACGGGGTCTGTACGGTCGCCAGCACCGAGCCACGCGCCTTCGACGACAGCGACCGATCGATCGCCGAGATTCTCGCTTCGAACGCCGCGGCAGCGTTCGAGCGCGTCGATCGCGAACAGGAGCTGTTACGCTACGAGACGGCGGTCGAGAACGTCAACGACATGCTGTACGTCCTCGACGAGGACGGCCGATTCCAGCTGGTCACACAGCCGCTGGCGACGTACCTCGGCTTCGACCGGGCCGAACTCCTCGGGGCGCGCCCGGAGACCGTCCTCGACGACGCGACCGTCGACCGGTTCGAAGCCGAGATCGGGTCGCTCCGCCGTGGAGACGCCGACCACGCCGACGTACAGACCGAGCTGTCGACGGCAGACGGCAACGACCGACCGGTCGAGATCGAGATCTCGCTCATCGCCGGTGAGGGGGCGTTCCAGGGGACCGTCGGCGTCGTCCGCGACCGGACGGAACTCCAGCAGACCCGCGAACGACTCCATCAGGAACAGACCCGCTTTTCCTACCTCTTCGACGCGCTGCCGGACCCGGTCGTGGAGGCGGAGCTGGTCGACGGCGAGCCGGTCGTTCGATCGGCCAATCCCGCGTTCGCCGAGACGTTCGATCTCGGCGACTCGTCGCTGTCGGGTCGTACGCTCGATTCCCTGCTGCGGGGGCCGGAGGACTCGGAGTCGACCGGTCCCTCGCTGTCTGCGGTCGCCGACGGCGAGTCCGCCCAGGGTGAACTCAGGCGCTGGACGGCCGACGGGTTCCGAGACTTTCTCTTCCGAGCGGTCCCCTATCAGCGGGGCGACGGCAGGCAGTTCGCCTTCGGTATCTACACCGACATCACAGAGCAGCGCGAGCGCCAGCGGCGGCTCGAAGTCCTGAATCGCGTGTTGCGCCACAACCTCCGCAACGACATGACCGTCATTCTGGGGACGGCCGAGGAACTGGTCGGCCGCGCCGACGACGAGGAGCACCGCACCCTCCTCAAACGACTCCTTCGAAAGGCCGAGGGCGTCGTCTCGCTGTCGGACCGGGCCCGCGAGATCGAGGCGGCCGTCCGCCGGGACCCCGCGACGACGGACTCCGTCTCGGTACCGGACATCGTCGAGAGCGTCGTCGACGAACTCGCGACCGAGCACCCCGAGGCGACGCTCCGGACCGACTGTGAGCCCGTTCCACCCATCGCGGACCCGCGGCTCCGAACGGCGCTGTACGAGACCGTCGAGAACGCCCTGGAACACAACGAGGCACCGACCGTCTCCGTCGACGTGACGGCCGACGCCGAGAGCGTCTGTATCCGGATCGAGGACGACGGCAGCGGCATTCCGGCGGACGAACTCGCCGTCGTCACCGGCGACGCAGAGATCACGCAACTGACACACGGTACCGGGCTGGGCCTGTGGCTCATCACGTGGCTGATCGAGTCCTACGGCGGCACCGTGACCTTCGAGAACACCGCCGGAACGACGGTGACGCTCCGCGTGCCCCACACCGACCGCTGA
- a CDS encoding CopG family ribbon-helix-helix protein — translation MAVVSVSMPDELLERIDEFSEDHGYTGRSEVFREAARNLLGEFEDRKLEDRELLGVVTVLFNYETTSVEERMMHLRHEHEGLVASNFHSHVGDAFCMELFVLEGQLDEISAFVGKIRATKDTLTIDYSVTPVDGFEPTFEGA, via the coding sequence ATGGCCGTCGTTAGCGTCTCGATGCCCGACGAACTGCTCGAACGGATCGACGAGTTCTCCGAAGACCACGGTTACACCGGCCGGAGCGAGGTGTTTCGCGAGGCCGCACGGAACCTCCTCGGCGAGTTCGAGGACCGCAAGCTCGAAGATCGCGAACTGCTCGGCGTCGTCACCGTCCTGTTCAACTACGAGACCACGAGCGTCGAAGAGCGGATGATGCACCTGCGCCACGAACACGAGGGGCTGGTCGCCTCGAACTTCCACAGCCACGTCGGCGACGCCTTCTGTATGGAACTGTTCGTTCTGGAGGGGCAACTCGACGAGATCTCCGCGTTCGTCGGCAAGATCCGCGCGACCAAGGACACGCTGACCATCGACTACTCGGTGACGCCGGTCGACGGCTTCGAACCGACCTTCGAGGGCGCGTGA
- the gcvH gene encoding glycine cleavage system protein GcvH, with protein MSFDVPDDCRYLDSHEWVRQADDATIGISDFAQDELGDVVFVELPDEGEELTAGEEFGVVESIKAVSDIYAPVSGTVTAVNDALFDEPELVNDDPYGDGWLLALEVADESELDDLLSPDEYRDQIA; from the coding sequence ATGAGCTTCGACGTTCCCGACGACTGTCGGTACCTCGACTCCCACGAGTGGGTGCGACAGGCAGACGACGCGACGATCGGCATCTCTGACTTCGCGCAGGACGAACTCGGCGACGTGGTCTTCGTCGAACTGCCCGACGAGGGCGAGGAACTGACTGCCGGCGAGGAGTTCGGCGTCGTCGAATCGATCAAGGCGGTCTCGGACATCTACGCGCCCGTCTCCGGGACCGTCACCGCGGTCAACGACGCCCTGTTCGACGAGCCCGAACTGGTCAACGACGACCCCTACGGCGACGGCTGGCTGCTGGCACTCGAAGTGGCCGACGAGTCCGAGCTGGACGACCTGCTCTCGCCCGACGAGTACCGCGACCAGATCGCCTGA
- a CDS encoding response regulator — protein MAIEVLIVDEDEDVLEITEAFLGRQDGLTVTTESDPEAALKQVRAGSFDAVVSDLTMPKLDGLELCQEIRASRPEIPFLVFTGRDEGDIDDAAAACPTAFVKKSTGTEQYAALAREIRAAL, from the coding sequence ATGGCAATCGAGGTCCTGATCGTAGACGAAGACGAAGACGTACTCGAGATCACCGAGGCATTTCTGGGGAGACAGGACGGACTGACAGTCACGACCGAGAGCGATCCGGAAGCGGCCCTAAAGCAGGTGCGTGCCGGTTCCTTCGATGCCGTCGTGAGCGACCTGACGATGCCCAAACTCGACGGACTCGAACTCTGTCAGGAGATCCGCGCGAGCCGACCGGAGATCCCGTTTCTGGTGTTTACCGGCCGCGACGAGGGCGACATCGACGACGCGGCGGCCGCTTGCCCGACCGCGTTCGTCAAGAAGAGCACGGGCACCGAGCAGTACGCGGCCCTGGCCCGAGAGATCCGAGCGGCCCTGTAG
- a CDS encoding sporulation protein: MKNVLASIGIGNASVDTVLPAETVQPGETVDAQVQIVGGNAEQEIGTIRFEIETRYLTDEGYEEVDVDRFTLAEGLTIEPDQEETRNVSIDVPYDTPVTIGNVDVWIETELDIDLAVDPEDTDYLDVRPTDRLQTVFDAMEELGFTLHTAECEADPYGRYTGGRFVQEFEFRVQSGQFRGDLDEVELVARPGPDELELFVEIDRKGGLLSEMTDTDERTTRVTITSTDRAAVREQLGDAIEQHA; the protein is encoded by the coding sequence ATGAAGAACGTCCTCGCGAGCATCGGTATCGGTAACGCCTCCGTCGACACAGTCCTGCCCGCAGAGACCGTCCAGCCGGGCGAGACAGTCGACGCGCAAGTACAGATCGTCGGCGGCAACGCCGAACAGGAGATCGGAACGATCCGCTTCGAGATCGAGACCAGGTACCTGACCGACGAGGGGTACGAGGAAGTCGACGTCGACCGCTTCACTCTCGCCGAAGGGCTGACCATCGAGCCCGATCAGGAGGAGACCCGTAACGTATCGATCGACGTCCCGTACGACACGCCGGTGACGATCGGTAACGTCGACGTGTGGATCGAGACCGAACTGGACATCGACCTCGCGGTCGACCCCGAAGACACGGACTACCTCGACGTGCGCCCGACGGACCGTCTCCAGACCGTCTTCGACGCGATGGAGGAGCTGGGCTTTACCCTCCACACCGCCGAGTGCGAGGCCGACCCATACGGGCGCTACACCGGGGGCCGGTTCGTTCAGGAGTTCGAGTTCCGCGTCCAGTCGGGCCAGTTCCGCGGCGACCTCGACGAGGTCGAACTCGTCGCCCGACCCGGCCCCGACGAACTGGAGCTGTTCGTCGAGATCGACCGCAAGGGCGGCCTGCTGAGCGAGATGACAGACACCGACGAACGGACGACGCGGGTGACGATCACGTCGACCGATCGCGCGGCCGTGCGAGAGCAACTCGGCGACGCGATCGAACAGCACGCCTGA
- a CDS encoding cob(I)yrinic acid a,c-diamide adenosyltransferase yields the protein MTIYTGRGDQGQTDLRNMERVSKDSKRIEAYGTVDEVNALVGVVRPTGHDDIDEKLRAIQNHLHVVQADFANPAPEDDDPQIGERHVETLESFIDEADAELEQLTQFILPSGSEPGAKLHHARAVCRRAERRAVSFSAEEPVNETAIVYLNRLSDALFTLARLVNKREGVREENPEY from the coding sequence ATGACGATCTACACGGGCCGTGGCGATCAGGGCCAGACCGACCTCCGGAACATGGAGCGGGTTTCGAAGGACAGCAAACGGATCGAAGCCTACGGTACCGTCGACGAGGTCAACGCGCTCGTCGGCGTCGTGCGGCCGACCGGCCACGACGACATCGACGAGAAGCTCCGGGCGATCCAGAACCACCTCCACGTCGTCCAGGCCGACTTCGCGAACCCCGCGCCGGAGGACGACGATCCACAGATCGGCGAGCGCCATGTCGAGACCCTGGAGTCGTTCATCGACGAGGCCGACGCCGAACTGGAGCAGCTCACGCAGTTCATCCTTCCCTCCGGCTCCGAACCGGGCGCGAAACTCCATCACGCCCGGGCAGTCTGTCGGCGCGCCGAACGGCGGGCGGTCTCGTTCTCGGCCGAAGAGCCGGTCAACGAGACCGCGATCGTCTATCTGAACCGACTGTCGGACGCGCTGTTCACGCTCGCGCGGCTGGTCAACAAACGCGAGGGCGTCCGCGAGGAGAATCCCGAGTACTGA
- the gcvPA gene encoding aminomethyl-transferring glycine dehydrogenase subunit GcvPA — protein sequence MSEDDSRGTPYAPHTAATTAAMLDAVGVDSEAALFDIPESVAFDADFDIPERSERETRSHVEGILGRNDDLTAFLGRGHYDHYVPSVVDDLAGRSEFLTSYTQYQPEIAQGFLQALFEYQSMLVELTGLGVANCSMYDAATALGEAATLSQRLRSVSGDRVLVPDLLRAGKRAVLDNYAAGPGLTVETYPTTDGNVDLDALREALGDDVAMVYAENPTVRGTIEEGLAAVGDAADDHDALFCLGTDPVAMALLETPASVGADVVVGDASSLGTGTAYGFGLGLFVTREEYLRQVPGRLVGAAEDDSGRRAYTLTLQTREQHIRREQATSNICTNQAWVALRAAMHAAWLGPDGLLDLAESCVTRARDLAARIDAISGVRAPVHDRHHFREFVAHTDQPAEAIRADLADEGYAVHAVGDHEIQICATETTERAVDDFVDTLAEVAR from the coding sequence ATGAGCGAAGACGATTCTCGCGGGACACCGTACGCACCGCACACGGCGGCGACGACGGCGGCGATGCTCGACGCCGTCGGCGTCGACAGCGAGGCCGCACTGTTCGACATCCCCGAGTCCGTTGCCTTCGACGCGGACTTCGACATTCCGGAACGCTCCGAGCGGGAGACGCGCTCGCACGTCGAGGGGATCCTCGGGCGCAACGACGACCTGACGGCGTTTTTGGGCCGGGGTCACTACGACCACTACGTCCCCAGCGTCGTCGACGACCTGGCGGGCCGCTCGGAGTTTCTGACCTCCTACACACAGTACCAGCCCGAGATCGCACAGGGGTTCTTGCAGGCGCTGTTCGAGTACCAGTCGATGCTGGTCGAGCTGACGGGCCTGGGCGTCGCGAACTGCTCGATGTACGACGCCGCGACGGCGCTGGGCGAGGCCGCGACACTCTCTCAGCGGCTCCGGAGCGTCTCCGGCGACCGGGTGCTCGTGCCGGACCTGCTGCGAGCGGGCAAGCGCGCCGTCCTGGACAACTACGCCGCGGGGCCGGGGCTGACCGTCGAGACGTACCCGACGACGGACGGGAACGTCGATCTCGACGCCCTCCGGGAGGCACTCGGCGACGACGTGGCGATGGTCTACGCCGAGAACCCGACGGTCCGGGGCACTATCGAGGAAGGGCTGGCCGCCGTCGGCGACGCCGCCGACGACCACGACGCGCTGTTCTGTCTTGGGACGGACCCGGTGGCGATGGCGCTGCTCGAAACGCCGGCAAGCGTCGGCGCGGACGTGGTCGTCGGCGACGCGAGTTCGCTGGGGACCGGCACGGCCTACGGGTTCGGACTCGGGCTGTTCGTCACGCGTGAAGAGTACCTCCGGCAGGTCCCGGGACGCCTCGTCGGCGCGGCCGAAGACGACAGCGGCCGGCGGGCCTACACGCTCACGCTCCAGACGCGCGAACAGCACATTCGCCGCGAGCAAGCCACGTCGAACATCTGTACGAACCAGGCCTGGGTCGCGCTGCGAGCGGCGATGCACGCCGCCTGGCTCGGCCCCGACGGCCTGCTCGACCTCGCGGAATCCTGTGTCACCCGCGCTCGCGATCTCGCGGCGCGGATCGACGCGATTAGCGGCGTGCGAGCGCCGGTCCACGACCGCCACCACTTCCGCGAGTTCGTGGCCCACACCGACCAGCCCGCCGAGGCGATCCGCGCCGACCTCGCGGACGAGGGGTACGCGGTCCACGCGGTCGGCGACCACGAGATACAGATCTGCGCGACCGAGACGACCGAACGCGCCGTCGACGACTTCGTCGACACCCTCGCGGAGGTGGCCCGATGA
- the gcvPB gene encoding aminomethyl-transferring glycine dehydrogenase subunit GcvPB yields the protein MNYSQARWTDDDDRYEPLLSEKSSETVSTADGPLPDDLTRDSLTLPDVSEPELARHYTRLSQTNYGVESGPFPLGSCTMKYNPSFTEDLAASPDAAVHPDQPTETTQGTLELLYRLQDYLGRIGGMDAVSLQPPAGAAGEFAGILVAKAYHEHNGEDRSEVLIPESAHGTNFASAAMAGYDVVSLAGDDDGRVDLDALAAAVGEETAALMLTNPNTLGLFERDIEEIAEIVHDAGGLLYYDGANLNALLGRARPGDMGFDVMHYNVHKTFATPHGGGGPGAGPIGVTDELAPFLPAPRVAASGGGYEYVDPDHSIGKVHGFYGNWPVLLKAYAYIARLGDAGLADASAKAVLNANYLAEQIDYEIPFGPFHHEFVASAGEQDAADVAKRMLDYGVHPPTTKWPDIVPEALMTEPTEAESRRTLDQLAEAFDAVAGESDETLASAPESTAARRIDQVRAAREPRLSWQSLDE from the coding sequence ATGAACTACTCACAGGCCCGCTGGACGGACGACGACGACCGGTACGAACCGCTGCTCTCGGAGAAGTCAAGCGAAACGGTCTCGACCGCGGACGGACCCTTGCCCGACGATCTGACCCGCGACTCCCTGACGCTGCCCGACGTGAGCGAGCCCGAGCTGGCCCGCCACTACACGCGCCTCTCACAGACGAACTACGGCGTCGAGAGCGGCCCCTTCCCGCTGGGCTCGTGTACGATGAAGTACAACCCCTCGTTCACCGAGGATCTGGCCGCCAGCCCCGACGCGGCCGTCCACCCGGACCAGCCGACGGAGACGACGCAGGGAACGCTGGAACTGCTGTACCGCCTCCAGGACTATCTCGGGCGGATCGGCGGGATGGACGCCGTCTCGCTCCAGCCCCCCGCCGGTGCGGCCGGCGAGTTCGCGGGGATCCTCGTCGCGAAGGCCTACCACGAGCACAACGGCGAGGACCGCAGTGAGGTCCTGATCCCCGAGTCGGCCCACGGCACTAACTTCGCCAGCGCGGCGATGGCGGGCTACGACGTGGTCTCGCTGGCCGGCGACGACGACGGCCGCGTCGACCTCGACGCGCTGGCAGCGGCCGTCGGCGAGGAGACCGCGGCGCTGATGCTGACGAACCCGAACACGCTGGGCCTGTTCGAGCGCGACATCGAGGAGATCGCCGAGATCGTCCACGACGCTGGCGGCCTGCTGTACTACGACGGTGCGAACCTCAACGCGCTGCTGGGCCGCGCCCGGCCAGGCGACATGGGCTTCGACGTGATGCACTACAACGTCCACAAGACGTTCGCGACGCCCCACGGCGGCGGCGGACCGGGCGCGGGGCCGATCGGCGTCACCGACGAGCTCGCGCCGTTCCTCCCCGCTCCGCGGGTCGCGGCATCCGGCGGGGGCTACGAGTACGTCGATCCCGACCACTCGATCGGTAAGGTCCACGGCTTCTACGGCAACTGGCCGGTCCTGTTGAAGGCCTACGCGTACATCGCCCGGCTGGGGGACGCGGGGCTCGCCGACGCCAGCGCGAAGGCCGTCCTCAACGCGAACTACCTCGCCGAGCAGATCGACTACGAGATCCCCTTCGGTCCCTTCCACCACGAGTTCGTCGCCAGCGCGGGCGAACAGGACGCCGCGGACGTGGCAAAGCGGATGCTCGACTACGGGGTCCATCCGCCGACGACGAAGTGGCCCGATATCGTGCCCGAGGCGCTGATGACCGAACCGACCGAGGCCGAGTCTCGACGGACGCTCGACCAGCTGGCCGAGGCGTTCGACGCCGTCGCCGGGGAGAGCGACGAGACGCTCGCGAGCGCCCCGGAGTCGACCGCGGCCCGCCGGATCGACCAGGTTCGCGCCGCTCGCGAGCCGCGCCTCAGTTGGCAATCGCTGGACGAATAG
- a CDS encoding HEAT repeat domain-containing protein yields the protein MSNGDDDGEDAALDVTLDSRLDDAAEALEAATTESALDDVEATLDEIESDLEDAELPEPDEDDEDADDPREQLESRLSELRDDLEDQRGPYVEDVAETVDSASSTVADSEWTDDGEGEAVAAVESFLDAAGEHYDLDADAGDTPESASDALADAATALETSGLDPDEDADAIAGLVEAAAALEDDLDAAETWDDLTVQEQLDARGFYDVLDNENRKDFPPEWSALKIYAKQGEVEPMLFALGKLDDSEFMEEYVLDQFLHMGSEATDAFDELHQRAQKRDKLPIRILGKMGDERAADTLHDFIEGDGDPALQKVTLRALGEIGSADSVQPVANRLVAEDDEVRSVAARALGLLGDTRAIEPLADVLGEDDVDSVRASAAWALRQIGTARALDVAGEYTDDEAYLVQAEAEKAAGV from the coding sequence ATGAGCAACGGGGACGACGACGGCGAGGACGCTGCACTCGACGTGACTCTCGACAGTCGCCTCGACGACGCAGCCGAGGCCCTCGAGGCCGCAACGACCGAGTCGGCACTGGACGACGTCGAGGCGACCCTCGACGAGATCGAATCGGACCTCGAAGACGCCGAGCTACCGGAGCCCGACGAGGACGACGAGGACGCGGACGACCCCCGCGAGCAACTGGAGTCGCGCCTCTCGGAGCTGCGCGACGACCTCGAAGACCAGCGCGGCCCCTACGTCGAGGACGTCGCCGAGACCGTCGATTCGGCGTCCTCGACCGTCGCGGACAGCGAGTGGACCGACGACGGCGAGGGAGAGGCCGTCGCCGCCGTCGAGTCGTTCCTCGACGCCGCTGGCGAGCACTACGACCTCGACGCCGACGCGGGAGACACGCCCGAGAGCGCGTCAGACGCGCTTGCCGACGCCGCGACGGCGCTCGAAACGTCCGGCCTCGACCCCGACGAAGACGCCGACGCCATCGCCGGACTGGTCGAAGCCGCGGCCGCGCTCGAAGACGATCTCGACGCCGCGGAGACGTGGGACGATCTCACCGTCCAGGAGCAACTCGACGCTCGGGGCTTCTACGACGTGCTGGACAACGAGAACCGTAAGGACTTCCCGCCGGAGTGGTCGGCCCTGAAGATCTACGCCAAGCAGGGCGAGGTCGAGCCGATGCTGTTCGCGCTGGGGAAGCTGGACGACTCGGAGTTCATGGAGGAGTACGTCCTCGATCAGTTCCTCCACATGGGCAGCGAGGCGACCGACGCCTTCGATGAACTCCACCAGCGCGCACAGAAGCGCGACAAGCTTCCGATCCGGATCCTCGGAAAGATGGGCGACGAGCGTGCCGCCGACACGCTCCACGACTTCATCGAGGGCGACGGCGATCCGGCGCTCCAGAAGGTGACGCTGCGCGCGCTGGGTGAGATCGGCAGCGCCGACTCCGTCCAGCCCGTCGCCAACCGGCTCGTGGCCGAGGACGACGAGGTCCGCTCGGTCGCGGCCCGCGCGCTGGGCCTGCTCGGCGACACCCGCGCGATCGAGCCGCTCGCCGACGTACTCGGCGAGGACGATGTCGACTCCGTTCGGGCCTCTGCCGCGTGGGCACTGCGCCAGATCGGCACGGCCCGCGCGCTGGACGTGGCCGGCGAGTACACCGACGACGAGGCCTACCTCGTCCAGGCCGAGGCCGAGAAAGCCGCGGGCGTCTGA